In Deltaproteobacteria bacterium, the sequence AATGCCGCAGTACTCTTGCTTGTAATGTTAGGCTGTTCATTTTCATTGCGCTCAAGATACATGGCTTTAAGTACACGCGCATAAAAATAAAGCGAAATTACTGAATTAATAATGCCGACCAGGGCAAGGGCGACATACCAAAAACCACCATTTTTAATTAGTGCTGCAAAAAGATATAATTTGCCAATAAAGCCAGCAGTAGGCGGTAATCCAGCCAATGAAATTAAGAATATGGCCATGCATAATGCTAGCAATGGCGCACGTCGACCAAGTCCGCAAAAGGCACTAATATCTTCGCTACTATGCAATTGCACATTGTCACTTTTAGCGTCTTGAGCCTTTTGATAAGCACGATCAACTGCGGCGACAACAGCGAAAGCCCCAATATTCATGGCTAAATAAACCGCAAGATAAACAATTAGTGCCCCTATACCATCACTGCCACCAGCAACAACACCCATGAGTAAATAGCCTGCATGCGCTATACTTGAATATGCAAGCAGACGTTTAAGATTGTTCTGCCAAATCGCTGATAAATTGCCTAGCGTCATGGTTATACTAGCAACAATACCTAATACTAAAACCCATGGTACCGCATGATTAAGCAACACCCTACCTGCATTAGCTGTATTTGGAAAAATTAAAAAGGTAATGCGCATTAAAACCGCAAAACCCGCAGCTTTTGGAGCAACGGACAATAGCGCGGTAAATGGCGTTGGTGCGCCTTCATAAACGTCAGGACACCACATATGAAATGGTGCAGCCGCAATTTTAAACCCAATTCCAGTAAGCACAAATACAAAAGCAATTAAAGCAGCCCATTGACCAGCACTATTTTGCAAAGCTTGCGAGCCAACTATTGCACGCCCTAGGGTGGATAGTGAAAGTTCTCCAAACAGACCAAACAACAGAGTAAAACCAAACAACATTACACCAGAAGCTACACCACCATATAATACGTACTTAAGACCAGCTTCGGCTGATCTGCCACTACGGTTATCAAAACCAGTAAGCAGGTATGATGCTAAACTTACTGTTTCGAGTGCTACAAAAATCATTAATAAATGATTGGCGCTGGCTAATAAACACATGCCCAGGGTCAACAGCAGTAATAGACCATGATATTCAATGCGTCGTGAATCAGGTAATGATGGTTGATCAATACCAAGAAATATAACCAATGTAGTGGCAATTATTACCAGTCCGCGTGAAAAAACTGAAAAGGGATCAAGAGTAATAAGGCCATTAAAAATTATTGGCCGATTGCTAATAAAAGCAAACCCGCCAGTAGCAAACAATAAAACTAATGCCGCGACCAAACCTAAGCCAGCCAATAGCGGAAAAATGATTTGCCTTTTTTTACCTTGGGGAGCGATCAATGCCTCAAGCAAAAATATTATAACCATGGTGGCTGCAATAATAAGTTCAGGCAGCACAAACATAAAACTGTCTATATTACCGATGCTATTCACTACACGCTCCTCATTAAAGTCCGGTCATTAATCCAGTCTTTACTGCTAATGGTTGCACTAAAGCATGTAGTGTTTTGTTGATCAGATTAAGTACCGGCATTGGATAAAAACCAAGGATAACCATAGCAGCAGCAAGCGGATATAATGTCATACGTTCGCGCCAATTGAGATCTGACAAGCCGACATATTTTTCGTTTGGTTTACCCAAAAACATGCGTTGCATTGTCCATAGATAATAGGCAGCTGTAATAATCACGCTGGTGGCAGCGATAATAGTTATTACTTTGAACACTGGGAACGAACCCATAAATACTAATATCTCAGATATAAAACCATTAAGACCTGGCAAACCTAACGAGGCCATGAATGCAAGACCGGTGATTGCGGCATACTCAGGCATAATTTTGGCAAGTCCGCCAAACCCTTCAATTTCACGGTGATGAGCGCGGTCATAAATAACGCCTGCTATTAAGAAGAGCGCCGCACTGATTATACCGTGGTTCCACATTTGATACACCGCGCCTGATATCCCCTGCGGGGTAAATGCGGCCATACCCAACAACACAAAACCCATATGACTAACTGACGAGTAAGCAATAAGTTTTTTGAGGTCTTTTTGCGCCATACAAACAAAGGCGGCATAAACTATGTTAATAACCCCAAAAATTGCTATAGCCCATTGCGCCCAAATAGTAGCATCTGGCAAAACTGCAAAATTAATTCGTAGCATGCCATAGGTACCCATCTTTAATAGAACACCTGCAAGTATGACTGAGATAGGTGTAGGCGCTTCAACATGAGCATCTGGCAACCATGTATGAAATGGAAACATCGGTACTTTGATCGCAAAAGCGATGAACATGCCAACCCAAATAACCTTAGTAAAAGGTAATTCTAATATTGGCGACATT encodes:
- a CDS encoding NADH-quinone oxidoreductase subunit N, whose translation is MNSIGNIDSFMFVLPELIIAATMVIIFLLEALIAPQGKKRQIIFPLLAGLGLVAALVLLFATGGFAFISNRPIIFNGLITLDPFSVFSRGLVIIATTLVIFLGIDQPSLPDSRRIEYHGLLLLLTLGMCLLASANHLLMIFVALETVSLASYLLTGFDNRSGRSAEAGLKYVLYGGVASGVMLFGFTLLFGLFGELSLSTLGRAIVGSQALQNSAGQWAALIAFVFVLTGIGFKIAAAPFHMWCPDVYEGAPTPFTALLSVAPKAAGFAVLMRITFLIFPNTANAGRVLLNHAVPWVLVLGIVASITMTLGNLSAIWQNNLKRLLAYSSIAHAGYLLMGVVAGGSDGIGALIVYLAVYLAMNIGAFAVVAAVDRAYQKAQDAKSDNVQLHSSEDISAFCGLGRRAPLLALCMAIFLISLAGLPPTAGFIGKLYLFAALIKNGGFWYVALALVGIINSVISLYFYARVLKAMYLERNENEQPNITSKSTAAFLAFGLAAATLVFGIFWQPLADMASWSAKIF
- a CDS encoding NADH-quinone oxidoreductase subunit M, translated to MQTTSTLLTWMTFSPLFGVGAIGLLLMLRKLLQLSPQTVNNCSRLFALLASLPSLAMAVILWANFDSSSTQMQFVHHFIWIRSFNIEYFVGIDGISISMMVLTAIVSVVAVIASMPWGIAADDTKHFSRRQQPGFFALLLLLETGMFGVFCALDFFLFYVFWELVLLPMYFLIGIWGGPRREYAAIKFFLYTLAGSVLMLLGMIALYFASDKTALVDGTIAEHTFNLVALASQAKKFALMSPILELPFTKVIWVGMFIAFAIKVPMFPFHTWLPDAHVEAPTPISVILAGVLLKMGTYGMLRINFAVLPDATIWAQWAIAIFGVINIVYAAFVCMAQKDLKKLIAYSSVSHMGFVLLGMAAFTPQGISGAVYQMWNHGIISAALFLIAGVIYDRAHHREIEGFGGLAKIMPEYAAITGLAFMASLGLPGLNGFISEILVFMGSFPVFKVITIIAATSVIITAAYYLWTMQRMFLGKPNEKYVGLSDLNWRERMTLYPLAAAMVILGFYPMPVLNLINKTLHALVQPLAVKTGLMTGL